In Gopherus evgoodei ecotype Sinaloan lineage unplaced genomic scaffold, rGopEvg1_v1.p scaffold_31_arrow_ctg1, whole genome shotgun sequence, a single window of DNA contains:
- the HAMP gene encoding hepcidin, producing MKLQVACVILILVITAQNSCCFQGQTANPAGLLTQWMEPKEETQGLQALLRRAKRHNTHFPICTFCCKCCRNQGCGFCCRT from the exons ATGAAGCTTCAAGTTGCCTGCGTGATTCTCATCCTCGTCATCACTGCTCAgaactcctgctgcttccagggCCAG ACAGCAAATCCTGCTGGTTTGTTAACGCAATGGATGGAACCCAAAGAAGAAACTCAGGGTCTGCAG GCCCTGCTCCGGAGAGCCAAGCGCCACAACACCCACTTCCCCATCTGCACCTTCTGCTGCAAGTGCTGCCGGAACCAGGGCTGCGGCTTCTGCTGCCGCACCTGA